CTCAGGAGAAGAGATCCACAGGTTTTACTGCAACTTGATACCTCTTTCCACAAGATCTCTGCTGGAAGTAGTTGAGCGAGAGCTTTTGATTCTAATGGCTGGCCTTTGCCAACATCTGTGTCCTAACAGTTTAAAGATGTTGGTCACAAGATAACCTGCCAGAGACGAGTTGTCATCGGTGAGCAGCCATGGCCTACTCCAACTCAAGATCTGTAAGGTGAGCCGTCCTAACATCAGCAACGAAAGAACTCTTCATGAACTTGGTTGTGTATCATCGTTTTCTCTCGTCCTTCTCAGATTCCAAGATGATGTCGAGTTTGCCATGTCCGAAACCAGCTACTGCGACTCGAACGACGACGACTACTCCAAGAACACCGAGCCGACATGGAGATCGTGTAGCTTAAGATCAAGAGTCTGCCCTGACAAACCCTTCAAGTCCTTCAGGCAGAAGGTGCTATCGCGCGTCTTCTCCGAGGACTACGACTCCTTGGTCGGCAGCCAAATCGGGCTGTTCGATCCTCGCAGCCACATAATTCACCGGTGGAATAAGGTGTTCCTTGTGACATGTCTCGTCTCCCTCTTCATCGACCCTCTGTTCTTCTACATCCCGGGAACTCCAGGCATGCAGTGCATCGACGTCGGCGTCCCGCTCGAGGTAGCTCTTACGGTCGTACGCTCGCTGGCAGATGTGCTGTACCTCGTCCACATCTTTGTCCGCTTCCGGACAGCATTCGTCGCTCCATCCTCTCGAGTATTTGGGAGAGGTGAGCTCGTCGTCGATCCTTCCAAGATCACCTCCAGATATCTctccaagagcttcttccttgatCTCGTGGCTGCACTCCCTCTGCCGCAGGTACCAAAAGCCGACACACTTGGTTTCCTGTTTTGCTTCATGGTGAGAGACTCCTTCATCGTGCTCAAACCTCTGTGTTGGCAGTTCCTCATATGGGTCGTCATTCCTTACCTGAATGGCTCTGCCATCAACAACACGAAGAACTTCCTTCGGCTCAGCATCATCATCCAATACATCCCGAGGCTGTTCCTAATTTTCCCGCTATCCAAGAGGATCGTGAGGATGACAGGAGTCATGACCGAGAATGCTTGGGCTGGTGCTGCTTACAATCTTCTACTCTACATGCTTGCAAGCCATGTAAGTATTTAGCCTCTGGCCATGGATAATCTTCTTCCCGGAAAGCCTGTTTCAACTGTCCTCGCCGTAGGTGATCGGAGCATCATGGTATCTTCTATCGATCGAGCGCCAAGAAGCATGTTGGCGAGAGGCATGTCGACTCGAAGGCTTATCTTGTCGGTACACATACTTCGATTGCAGAAGCCTCGGCAATTCCAGGATCACCTGGAACCGACAGAGTGAtcccacaagcttttgcaatccgAGCAACAGCTTCTATCAGTTCGGAATATATGCGGATGCGTTGAACTTTAACGTGACCTCATCCCCGTTCTTCCACAAGTACTTCTTCTGCTTCTGGTGGGGGTTGAAGAACCTAAGGTAAGAAGACCGTAGAATTAGTTCCTTGCGATCTGCAATCTGAGCTCATGAGAACCTCTGCAGCTCATTGGGGCAAAACCTCTCGACGAGCACCAATGTGGGCGAGATAGGCTTCGCAATCATCATCGCTATCCTTGGCTTGGTTCTCTTCGGACTGCTCATTGGGAATATGCAAGTAAGTCTTAGCGATTCAACTTCGGTCATCGAGAAGAACAGAGTTGACATCCACCTATGCTTTTTAATTAGGAGCAGAATTCACCGTATTGTTTCCGCTTGACAGTCCTATCTTCAATCTACGACCGCCCGGTTGGAAGAATGGAGGGTTAAGACGACTGACACAGAGCAGTGGATGCGTCATCGCCAGCTGCCATGGGAGCTCAAACAGTGCGTGCGAAGATACCACCAGTTCAAATGGGTGGCCACTCGCGGGGTAGACGAAGAAGGCTTGCTTCAGGGCCTCCCTGTGGACCTCCGCAGAGACATCAAGCGCCACCTCTGCCTCGATCTAGTTAGACGAGTATGCATATGCTCGGCTTCTGTGTCTACCATCTCCATGGATCTTCGCTGAGGAACTTAAGGTAATTCAACGTGTGATGCAGGTGCCGCTGTTCGACGAAATGGATGAGCGGATGCTGGAAGCCATCTGCGAGCGGCTGAAGCCGGCGCTCTACACCCAGGGCACGTGCCTCGTCCGCGAGCTCGACCCCGCCAGCGAGATGCTCTTCATCATTCGCGGGTACCTGGATTCCGACACCACCAACGGCGGCCGCACCGGGTTCTTCAACTCGTGCCGGATCGGCCCGGGCGAGTTCTGCGGGGAGGAGCTACTCACCTGGGCGCTCGACCCCCGGCCTGCGGCCGCGCTGCCGCTGTCGACGCGCACCGTGCAGGCCGTGTCCGAGGTCGAAGCCTTCGCTCTCGTCGCGGAAGACCTCAAGTTCGTGGCCTCCCAGTTCCGGAGGCTCCACAGCAAGCAGCTCCGCCACAAGTTCCGGTTCTTCTCGCACCAGTGGCGGTCGTGGGCCGCATGTTTCATCCAAGCTGCATGGCGCCGGCAAAAGCGATGGAGATCATCGATCGAACTCGGCGTCACGGAGGGCCGCAGGGACCGTCGTTCTTTGTCACTGGAGTCATCCGATGTTCCAAATCCGCGGGCAGGAGCGGCCGTGTTCGCCGCGCGGTTCGTGGCCAGCACCAAAAAGAGAGAAACTGCCGCACAAGCGGGGAAGCCATTGAAGAAGCCCAAGGAACCAGACTTCTCCATGGAGGACGAAAACTAAAGACAAAGATTGTAATCTAGTAAACTCGTATGTACATGGAAGACCTTTCGAGTCCGGGAATTACTATCACAGCCATGGACTTGTGGGTACTAGGCATTCTCACAAACACCTTCAGAAGTGACTCTTATATGTATGGTTTATCAAATCACTTTGTATCCTTTTTCATGCACATCCATTTAATTGTCACCCTTACGCGACATTGACATGACATGGGAAATTAAGCTCATTCTAACTTTAGGCACGCGCATTACAGTAATAGGGCtttattgtcttatcctgatatcTGAACCGTTCGTTTCGGTATCTCCGGTAGCCAGCCGTACGATTCGAGATCAGACTTATATAACACGAGGACGATGTTCTGGAACCTTCATCGCGACCCGTCGTCGTCTTCGAGCTTCTCTCTTGCGCCCCACGAATTCTTCTCCTTTGCCCCGCTGCCACGAAACCTCTTCCAGCCGACGGAAGTTTGCTGTGTTCCCGCGATTCTTCCTCTCCAAAACCCATCGATTCGTTGAGACCCTCGTCTCCCGTGGCTCACCGAGGTTTCTGCACGACGCAACCCAATCAATGGTCGGTAATTTTTCCCTTTTCTTGATTCTTTTTGGTTCTTTCTTGCGTCATATGGGATATCCTGCTGATTATTGAGACGTCCTATTACCAATTGTTCTAGCCGCTCTCGTTTCTTTGGTAACGTGATTGTTTTCTTTGTGGGATCTCGATTGCGGATCAACGATTAGGGTTTTCTTTTCTACGAAACATTAATTTTAAGTGGTTCGGAGCACTTTCCGGAGGAGTTTAGTCGTCCTCAATTTCGTATAGTCTTAAATAGGGCTTTTAGACATAAGTTTGGCGGTTCTATGTCGTCGATTCTTTGAATAAGAGAAGGAAATCAACCTACCAACGCTACTTTATGAGCGTGCAATCGTGTAAACTTCTTGGGGATCATACGATCTATTAAGCTCGCCCTATAATGGTGAGAAAGGATCTTAGGTTTAGATTGAGATTGGACCTAAGGCTGACGTGATACTGGCAAAGATAATTCATTCCAGGATTCTTTAGTAAACGGGAAGAGACTTTATTATGTTTAGACCTAATTTGGGCTTCTCTGCTAGTTTTATTACTGACTTTTATTGTATAGGTTTGTCTTATGTGATTTGCATGATTGGTGTGAGTTCAGAACAGGTCGTTATGAGCTTCTGATTATTTAAGATTTATTGGTCTTGCCATTGTATGGAATCCTATTCGAGCACTGGGACGCGTTCTGCAATCTGAGCAAGTAATGATGTCAGGAGACAGTACTAGGAATTGTGCTTGCGTTTATGCTAACATGCATGTTAATTCTTTTGCCTCGGGAGATTTATAAGATCACCTAAATTAGGATTTCATCACTTTGTTTCTATTACATAAATTTCTGATATAATACGGCTCCGTAGATTTCACATTGATGGGAACCTTGTGTACTGGatgctttttcttttataatcgaGGTTAATTGTATAGAAACAAAATTAGGATAACAACGATTTCAACAACAATATTGTTGAACATTTATTGATGTTGGATGAGACTCAAGATTAATCATGATTTGGATTAAGATTGACCAAAATTGATTGACTCTGTCTTGGGATtgcttttggttttctttatggaACATAGAGATCAGCCAAGATCAGTTTAAAGGATATAGCCCAGACTGGCTCGATTAAGGAGAGTTTGAATAAAAATTGGTAGAAAGTGGGAATCACACAAGGATCAATGAGGATCTGTCAGGTTGGCCTGGGATTTGCTGATTCTGTCtgacttttcgattcttccaaaaTCAGAGGGATCAATATTGGAATCAGTTGATCTCATTCAAGATTGGGTCACGTTGATTTCGGCTGATCCCATGAACCATGATTTAAtgctaaatattataaaaaaaatgtaaaatggATGGAAAATTTGAAAAAAGATTGCATTGATCTGATCTGACCAATCCATTTGATATCAATCATATTGTCATTGGCTGATCATGATCTAGATTCCAATTCAACCTATGCTTATGGTGCCACATATGTGCTAATGGAATATGGGCAACAAAAATAAGAAGAATGTGCATACTCTGCCTAACAATTCACCTTACTGATGGATTGAAAGTGGGCACCATGGCATTTTCATGCTCACTTAACTTACTGATGAAAGATGAGTTTGTTCCCCTTTCTCATTTAACACCTCAAATTTATATGTTTgtgttaaaatataaaattatatccaGTAGTCCTATACGTATGatgaacactttttttttttgctgttatCTTGTCATGGACACATTTTGTTTATAATTTCTGCTTATTTGTGTGTATGGTCTCACCAATATGAATAATAAATCTCTACTTCTCTGGGAATTCATGTCAATTTAGTGATGTATTTGGTTTCAAGCTAACCTGCCCATCTATTCCTTGTGGCTAATTTGCAAATCAATTTTAAGCATATTATGTCCTGTTTCCAGGAAGTTGAACTGTATTTTGGGGCCTTTTTACAGCTACGAGTAACAATGATTTATTGTCATTGTTTA
Above is a genomic segment from Musa acuminata AAA Group cultivar baxijiao chromosome BXJ3-4, Cavendish_Baxijiao_AAA, whole genome shotgun sequence containing:
- the LOC135637176 gene encoding protein CNGC15b-like, with the protein product MAYSNSRSVRFQDDVEFAMSETSYCDSNDDDYSKNTEPTWRSCSLRSRVCPDKPFKSFRQKVLSRVFSEDYDSLVGSQIGLFDPRSHIIHRWNKVFLVTCLVSLFIDPLFFYIPGTPGMQCIDVGVPLEVALTVVRSLADVLYLVHIFVRFRTAFVAPSSRVFGRGELVVDPSKITSRYLSKSFFLDLVAALPLPQFLIWVVIPYLNGSAINNTKNFLRLSIIIQYIPRLFLIFPLSKRIVRMTGVMTENAWAGAAYNLLLYMLASHVIGASWYLLSIERQEACWREACRLEGLSCRYTYFDCRSLGNSRITWNRQSDPTSFCNPSNSFYQFGIYADALNFNVTSSPFFHKYFFCFWWGLKNLSSLGQNLSTSTNVGEIGFAIIIAILGLVLFGLLIGNMQSYLQSTTARLEEWRVKTTDTEQWMRHRQLPWELKQCVRRYHQFKWVATRGVDEEGLLQGLPVDLRRDIKRHLCLDLVRRVPLFDEMDERMLEAICERLKPALYTQGTCLVRELDPASEMLFIIRGYLDSDTTNGGRTGFFNSCRIGPGEFCGEELLTWALDPRPAAALPLSTRTVQAVSEVEAFALVAEDLKFVASQFRRLHSKQLRHKFRFFSHQWRSWAACFIQAAWRRQKRWRSSIELGVTEGRRDRRSLSLESSDVPNPRAGAAVFAARFVASTKKRETAAQAGKPLKKPKEPDFSMEDEN